The following is a genomic window from Sebaldella sp. S0638.
AAAAGACCTTATAAATACCGATAAAGATAATTTTATAAATGAAAAAATAACGATAGACGGTGAAGAAACAGAAATATCATTTATATTTATGGGGACAGATCATTCAATGATATTTACAGATGACCTTTCAAAAGTAGATATAGAAGGTACCGGGAAAAAAATAGAAAACTTTACTGAATTATTTCCTAAAAAAGTAAATGCTAATTTTATAGAAATAAAAGATAAAAATAATATAAAAGTAACAACATGGGAAAGGGGAGCGGGTCTCACTCTGGCATGCGGGACAGGAGCCACAGCTTCTGCGGTTTTGACTGCTTATCTCGGAAAGACGGACAGCAAAGTAAATGTGGAAGTTCCCGGAGGAACTCTTGTGATAGAATATCCTGAACACGGGAAAGAGGCATTTATGACAGGCCCTAGTGAAAAAGTAGCAGAAGGTTATTATAATTATGAAGGTGAATAGTATTTAAATTTATCAAAATTCTTTGTAATCGAGGTGCTGGATATGAAAAAAATTATAGTTTGTATTTTATTTTTTCTCACAATGATTATTAGCGTATCAGCGGATACAATAAGTAAATATGATGATGTAAGCAGTCCTGAATATGTGATGCTTTCATTTGAAAATGCACTTAATATGAAAGATTTTCAGAGAGCATGGAATTATTGGAAGCCGCAGCCTGAAGCAGGTTTTGAAAAATGGAAAAAAGGATATGCCGATACAAAGCATATAGACATATATTATAAGTATAAAGATTCAGATGCAGGAGCAGGAAACAGATGGGTGACCTATACTGTAAAAATGTTTGCCGAAGATAACAAAGGAAAAAAGCACTTATATGAGGGATATTACACTCTCCATACTTCAGCACCCGAACTGTATGAAAACGGGGAATGGCCGGGGTGGAGAATTGAAAAAGGAGAGTTTAGAAAAATATATTAATTTTTATGAATAGGAGTGATGATATTATGGAATTTAAAGGTTCTTATGTAGCGTTAATAACCCCTTTTACCAAAAATGACGAGATAGATGAGGATAAAATCAGAGAACTGGTTAATTTTCACATTGAAAACGGCACAAGTGGAATAGTACCATGCGGAACAACCGGTGAATACCCGACTTTGTCATATGAAGAACATGAAAAAGTAATAAGAGTGGTAATAGAGGAAGCGAAGGGCAAGATACAGGTAATAGCAGGTGCAGGATCGAATAATACTAAAAGAGCCATAGAGCTGACAGAATATGCAAAATCACTCGGTGCAGATGCTGCGTTAAGTACATGTCCTTATTATAATAAACCCACACAAAGAGGTATATTTGAACATTATAAGGCTATAGCAGATGCTACAAAGTTTCCTTTAATGATTTATAATGTTCCCGGGAGAACAGGAGTAAATATAGAGCCGGAAACTGTACTGAAATTAACTGATCTTGAAGAAGTGGTAGCTATAAAAGAAGCAACAGGAAGCCTTGAGCAAATGATAAAAATACAGGAACTATGCGGAGACAGACTGGCTATTTTATCAGGAGAAGATCATCTGATTCTGCCGATGCTGTCAATAGGGGCAAAAGGTGTAGTTTCAGTAGTGGCAAATATTCTTCCTGCTGAAATGTGCAATTTGATAAAGGCGTTTGAAGAAAAAGCATATGATAAAGCTTTTGAATTACATTCGAAGCTTTATGATATAAGCAGAAATATGTTCATAGAGGGGAATCCTGTTACAGTAAAAGCTGCTATGAAAATACTGGGATTAATTGATAATGACAGTGTAAGACTTCCTCTGGTTTCTCAGGAAGAAAAAAACAATCAGAAATTAAAAGAACTTTTTTTGAAAAAAGGATTAATAAAATAAAAGATACAAAATATAAAAGTAAAAATTAATTCCATATGGAGAGAAAGGATAGAAATGAAAAAATATAATGTTGCAGTGGTAGGAGCTACTGGTCTGGTGGGACAGACTTTCCTGAAAGTGCTGAAAGAGAGAAAATTTCCCATAGAAAATCTTTATCTTTACGCATCGGCAAGATCAGCGGGAAAGAAAGTAGAGTTTGACGGGAAAGAATATGAAATAATAGAACTAAATGAAGATAATATCAGGGATGATATTCATATAGCATTGTTTTCAGCAGGCGGAGGAACAAGCAAAGAGTACGGGCCTAAATTCGCCGCAAAAAACGCAGTAGTAGTAGACAACAGCAGTGTATGGAGAATGGATAAAGATGTACCTCTGGTAGTACCTGAGGCTAATCCTGAATCTCTTGCAGATCATTCTGGGATAATTGCCAATCCAAACTGCTCTACAATACAGGTGATTCCGGCATTAAAAGTTTTGGATGAACTTTATGGTTTGAAAAGAGTGATATATTCCACATATCAGGCAGTAGCAGGTTCGGGACAAAAAGGAATTGATGATCTTGAAGCTAACCTGAGAGGGGAAGATTCTAAAGGATATCCTCATAAGATTGCTTTTAACCTTATTCCGCATATTGATTCTTTTTTAGATAACGGTTATACAAAAGAAGAGATAAAAATGGTGGAAGAAACAAGAAAAATTCTGGGACTTCCTAATCTGAGAGTTACTGCAACGTGTGTAAGAGTACCGGTAAGAATGGGACATGCGGTATCAGTAAATGTGGAACTGGAAAAGCCTTTTGATCTGGCAGATGTAACAGAAGCATTTGCTAAAAAAGAAGGCATTATAGTAAAAGATGACGTTAAGAATAATGTATATCCTATGCCTCTTGAAGCAGCAGGAAAAGATGAGGTATTTGTAGGAAGAATCAGACGTGATGAATCTGTGGAAAATGGTCTGAATTTATGGATTGTAGCAGATAACATCAGAAAAGGTGCTGCGACAAATGCAGTACAGATAGCAGAAGAATTAATAAAAAGAGAAATTGTATAAAATTTAGCAGGAAAATAAAAAAGATACCTTAATCAGAAGAGGAAAATATCTTTCTTTTGAAGGTGTCTTTTTGTTTTTGGCTTTTCAAATAAAAATACCAAAAATAAATAATGCAGAAAAACGAAGAAAAATAAAAAATATTGTTTTAAATGCCGAAAAATCCATAAATTGATATTTTGAAAATTTCTGATAATCAAAGTTATCCGGCTTAGCTTATTTCTATTTTTAATGATAAACTAGTCTCATATAAGGCTAAGGAGCTGAAAACCACACTAAAACTATATAAAAGTAACCGGAGGTATTAATTATGAAAATAGAGACAGGATATGAGAAAAAAGATTTTTATACTGAGCAGGAAGTGAACGAAATAAGAGAAAAGATGTCAGGAATAAAACTGCCGAATAATCACAGAAATATGAAAATTGCAGATTTAGTAAAAGAATACGGAGCAGAAAGAGCAAAAAAATTAGTAGAGGAAGAAGTGTATTTATTTAAACATTCTTTGATAATGCTGGAATTATCAGAAGGTTATAAGATGATAAACGGGCATGAAAATGAAATGATAGATTATACTTTCAAAAATCAGAATGAAATTATGAAAAATTCAATGTATGAATATATCGGCATAAGCGATATGATGTTGTCATAAAAACAGAAGGAGTTTATGCAATCTGTGAAAATAGAAAGTTAGAAAGCAGTATCAGATTTTATGCGGAATTTTTTATAATCTAAGATAATTTAAAACTAAAAACAGTTTCTTGTGAAACATGCCCAAAAGTCAGATAAGCCTGACAGATAAGGGGAATTTCAGATTTTAAGAGACTGTTTTTTTAATATATGAAAATAAAAAAACATCAAAATAAATAAACTATTATTAATTTGCTGTATTTCCAGCAAACAAAAACGTAAATTTTGAGATATGAATAAGAAAAATGATAAACTTACCAATTTATCAGATTTTTTTATAAAAATTGTTTACAAAAAATTAATAATGATGTATAATGTAAACTAAAAAGGTGTAAGTCATGAGTGTTATAGGAGATAATATAAGAAAAAACAGACTGAAAAATAATCTTACGACCAGAGATTTAGCACAGAAAATAGGTGTTTCTCATACAGCAGTGAATAAATTTGAAAAAGGGCTATTATCTCCCAATAAACAGATGATAAGGAAGATGGCCAGAATATTTAAGGTGAAGACACAAAAACTTGTTTTGGATACATCCTCACTGGTTGATATAAAAAATATAGAATTCAGGGATGAAGAAAGAATAACTAAGAAAAATAAAGAACTTATCGAATACATAGCTAAAGAAGAACTGGAAAAGTACTCGAATCTGCTCGAATACTTCCCCGAAGAAAGATTTTTGTCATTTGATCCGGAAAAATACAGGGAAGAAATATTCTCACATGAAGATATAGAAGAGAAAGCAGCGAACATAAGAGAGAAACTGGGAGCCGGGAATATGGCAGTCTTTAGTCTGACTGAACTGCTTGAAAATAACGGACTTATAATTATTTTCGCTGAATCGGTAGATGGTTTTAGTGCACAGGAGGGATACATACAGGAAAAATATCTGTTTGTTACTTTGAGAAAAGAGAAAACAGAGGAAGAACAGAGATATCTTCTTGCGAGTGAACTGGCCAGAATAGTATTTGATATAAAGAATCCCGATTTAGATACAGAAGATGTTAATAATGAATTTGCTTCTTCTTTTTTAATGAGCAGAGAACTGATAATCAAAGATACAGGAGAAAGAAGAAAGAAAATTTCATTTTTTGAACTGGATGAGCTGTGCAGAAAATACAGACTTCCCGGGACAATAATCATAAAAAGGCTCCGGGACCTGAAGATTATTTCCGAAGCTGAGAAAACAAGACTTCATAATCATGTAAAGGATAAATCAGAGGGGCCGTCAGATGAAACAGAGATAAAAAATGAAAAATCAGATAAATATAAAAAAATGGTTTTAGAAGCAGTTCTGGAAAAATATATTGATTATAAAAAAGGAGCAAAATTCCTGAATATGCTTGAAAAAGATTTTCTATGTCTCATAGACGAGAAAAAGTAAATTTAATATAAATGCACATTTGGAGGCAGAATGAATAAAAAAGAGAGCTTTTATGAATACATGTATAATTATGAATATGATGAATATTACGAATTTAGTGAAGAAATAGTCAATCCTATAGTTGAAATTATCAGAAGGTATGATAATTTTCAAAAAGAAGAGGAAAAAAAGTATAAGGCAATGATACAAGCCGAAAAGCTGAAAAAACATAAATTTATAATAGTACTTGCAGTATATGCGGTTTTATTTATGGGAGTGTCTATTTTCAAAATGAATGCTCTTTATGAGATAGTGGATCTGAACTTGGAACTGGGTGATCTGAATGCAAAGATATTTGAAACGCAAAAAGTGGTAAATAGTCTGGAATACAGGGATAAGCTGGTGGACAGCGATGTAAGCATGAGAAAAGTGGTGAATGAGTCAAAGAAAATGGGATTTACAGAAGA
Proteins encoded in this region:
- a CDS encoding aspartate-semialdehyde dehydrogenase gives rise to the protein MKKYNVAVVGATGLVGQTFLKVLKERKFPIENLYLYASARSAGKKVEFDGKEYEIIELNEDNIRDDIHIALFSAGGGTSKEYGPKFAAKNAVVVDNSSVWRMDKDVPLVVPEANPESLADHSGIIANPNCSTIQVIPALKVLDELYGLKRVIYSTYQAVAGSGQKGIDDLEANLRGEDSKGYPHKIAFNLIPHIDSFLDNGYTKEEIKMVEETRKILGLPNLRVTATCVRVPVRMGHAVSVNVELEKPFDLADVTEAFAKKEGIIVKDDVKNNVYPMPLEAAGKDEVFVGRIRRDESVENGLNLWIVADNIRKGAATNAVQIAEELIKREIV
- the dapA gene encoding 4-hydroxy-tetrahydrodipicolinate synthase: MEFKGSYVALITPFTKNDEIDEDKIRELVNFHIENGTSGIVPCGTTGEYPTLSYEEHEKVIRVVIEEAKGKIQVIAGAGSNNTKRAIELTEYAKSLGADAALSTCPYYNKPTQRGIFEHYKAIADATKFPLMIYNVPGRTGVNIEPETVLKLTDLEEVVAIKEATGSLEQMIKIQELCGDRLAILSGEDHLILPMLSIGAKGVVSVVANILPAEMCNLIKAFEEKAYDKAFELHSKLYDISRNMFIEGNPVTVKAAMKILGLIDNDSVRLPLVSQEEKNNQKLKELFLKKGLIK
- a CDS encoding helix-turn-helix domain-containing protein — translated: MSVIGDNIRKNRLKNNLTTRDLAQKIGVSHTAVNKFEKGLLSPNKQMIRKMARIFKVKTQKLVLDTSSLVDIKNIEFRDEERITKKNKELIEYIAKEELEKYSNLLEYFPEERFLSFDPEKYREEIFSHEDIEEKAANIREKLGAGNMAVFSLTELLENNGLIIIFAESVDGFSAQEGYIQEKYLFVTLRKEKTEEEQRYLLASELARIVFDIKNPDLDTEDVNNEFASSFLMSRELIIKDTGERRKKISFFELDELCRKYRLPGTIIIKRLRDLKIISEAEKTRLHNHVKDKSEGPSDETEIKNEKSDKYKKMVLEAVLEKYIDYKKGAKFLNMLEKDFLCLIDEKK
- the dapF gene encoding diaminopimelate epimerase, with translation MLKLKFEKYHGLGNDFVVFDEKELEKNNIKNYSKLAEKVCHRRFGIGGDGILILKYTDGIPFMLYYNSDGSQAPMCGNGIRCFAYYLKNNNYITEDKFTVKTIPGDMILDTYTDENGTFFARVNMGKPVFDVKDLINTDKDNFINEKITIDGEETEISFIFMGTDHSMIFTDDLSKVDIEGTGKKIENFTELFPKKVNANFIEIKDKNNIKVTTWERGAGLTLACGTGATASAVLTAYLGKTDSKVNVEVPGGTLVIEYPEHGKEAFMTGPSEKVAEGYYNYEGE